A single Bacillus sp. OxB-1 DNA region contains:
- a CDS encoding nucleoside triphosphate pyrophosphohydrolase: MPVYNKLVRDRIPEIIEKSGKRLSLRILGDEEYMEELRTKLGEELEEYLAADHAVAAVEELADMLELIYAAAAAHGATPHQLDMIREKKAEERGAFNERIYLIEVEDE; this comes from the coding sequence ATGCCAGTATATAACAAACTCGTCCGGGACCGTATCCCGGAAATCATTGAAAAAAGCGGAAAGCGGCTATCCCTGCGGATTCTGGGCGACGAAGAGTATATGGAGGAATTGCGGACGAAGTTAGGAGAGGAGCTTGAGGAATACCTTGCAGCTGATCATGCTGTGGCGGCAGTGGAGGAGCTGGCGGACATGCTGGAACTGATCTATGCAGCAGCGGCAGCCCACGGCGCGACACCCCACCAGCTCGACATGATCCGTGAAAAGAAAGCGGAAGAGCGGGGGGCTTTCAACGAACGGATCTATCTCATCGAGGTCGAGGATGAGTAG
- a CDS encoding PaaI family thioesterase: MEKRAVETAIQDIYPDDFAHCYGCGRLNEEGHHLRTGWDGDKTVTYFAPDSKYSGGIPGFIYGGLIASFIDCHGSGSAALALHRKNGNEIGDGSEPPRFVTASLNVEYLKPTPQGVLLKAVGTVEEIHPKRWKVETEMYAEDTLCARGTVELVIMPSTFRKKD, translated from the coding sequence ATGGAAAAACGAGCTGTAGAAACAGCAATTCAAGATATTTATCCGGATGACTTCGCTCATTGCTATGGATGTGGCCGACTGAATGAAGAGGGCCACCACCTGCGGACTGGCTGGGATGGAGACAAGACGGTCACCTACTTTGCGCCGGATTCAAAATACTCGGGAGGGATTCCAGGATTCATCTATGGGGGCTTAATCGCCTCTTTCATTGATTGCCATGGATCAGGATCTGCCGCGCTAGCGTTGCACCGTAAAAACGGGAACGAAATTGGCGACGGGTCCGAACCACCACGATTTGTCACGGCTTCCCTCAATGTGGAATACTTGAAACCGACTCCTCAAGGGGTTCTGTTAAAAGCCGTAGGAACTGTCGAAGAAATCCACCCGAAAAGATGGAAGGTCGAGACCGAAATGTACGCTGAGGACACCCTCTGCGCCCGAGGGACAGTAGAGCTTGTCATCATGCCTAGCACCTTTCGGAAAAAGGACTAA
- a CDS encoding nucleotide excision repair endonuclease, whose amino-acid sequence MINITIPDPSVTITKRDDPEESGMYGFPDFHSIPRDKGGIFMFYNKNQDLLFVGKARKLRPRIKKHFEDTVSPIKNHRDEVTKIEAYVVEDPVHREIYETYLINELKSKYNIDKAFFR is encoded by the coding sequence TTGATAAACATAACCATTCCAGATCCATCGGTCACTATAACGAAACGGGACGACCCGGAAGAAAGCGGTATGTACGGGTTTCCGGATTTCCATTCGATTCCCCGGGACAAAGGCGGCATTTTCATGTTCTATAATAAAAACCAGGACCTCTTATTCGTCGGGAAAGCAAGGAAGCTCAGACCGAGAATTAAAAAACATTTTGAGGATACGGTATCCCCGATTAAAAATCACCGGGATGAAGTCACCAAAATTGAGGCGTATGTTGTGGAAGACCCGGTCCATCGGGAAATTTACGAAACGTATCTAATCAATGAGCTCAAGTCGAAATATAATATAGACAAGGCATTTTTCAGGTAA
- the mntA gene encoding type VII toxin-antitoxin system MntA family adenylyltransferase antitoxin, translating to MLSNDIKEQLIEKLKQQVNPDFIILFGSFAKGTVHEESDVDLAYFSDKQLSSYDQFILAGELALICGREVDVVNIREIDTVFTMQIFEQGTPIYIQDEGEYIRQRMKAYSMYATLNEQRAPILEAIKKRGSVFDE from the coding sequence ATGCTAAGCAATGACATTAAAGAACAACTTATAGAAAAATTAAAACAACAGGTGAATCCTGATTTTATCATCCTTTTTGGTTCTTTCGCAAAAGGGACCGTACATGAGGAAAGTGACGTAGATCTCGCTTATTTCAGCGACAAGCAGCTATCGTCTTATGATCAGTTCATCCTTGCAGGAGAGCTTGCCCTCATTTGCGGGCGGGAGGTGGATGTTGTCAATATTCGAGAAATCGATACGGTATTCACCATGCAAATTTTTGAGCAAGGAACACCTATTTACATCCAAGACGAGGGTGAATACATCCGGCAAAGGATGAAAGCGTACAGCATGTATGCGACATTGAACGAGCAGCGCGCACCCATTCTTGAGGCGATTAAGAAACGAGGAAGTGTGTTTGATGAATGA
- the hepT gene encoding type VII toxin-antitoxin system HepT family RNase toxin, translated as MMNDVILNKVTTIERCVKRIQEVYEDKPENLSDFTKQDSIVLNIQRACEASIDLAMHVVSEKKLGVPKASREAFQFLEEAKIIDSSLAKTLMNMVGFRNIAVHDYQALKPDILQAILDKHINDFKAFTKVILQLEN; from the coding sequence TTGATGAATGATGTTATTTTGAATAAAGTAACAACGATTGAACGTTGTGTGAAAAGGATTCAGGAAGTGTACGAAGACAAGCCTGAGAATTTATCCGATTTCACAAAGCAGGACAGCATCGTTTTAAACATTCAACGCGCCTGCGAAGCAAGTATCGACCTTGCGATGCACGTAGTAAGCGAGAAAAAACTTGGTGTGCCAAAAGCGAGCCGGGAAGCATTTCAATTCCTTGAAGAGGCAAAAATAATTGATTCTTCACTTGCAAAAACATTAATGAATATGGTCGGATTTCGAAATATTGCTGTCCATGACTACCAAGCACTAAAGCCCGATATTTTACAAGCAATTTTAGACAAGCATATTAATGATTTTAAGGCGTTTACGAAGGTGATTTTGCAGTTGGAAAATTGA
- a CDS encoding ankyrin repeat domain-containing protein, translating into MNNLEDLVEAIINEPMLQEKTYTYFISGTENSFTSGYFTIVENEASYDGDIAVALFNKYVDTIQTLMRGQGILCIKADAGALVDHGVVKDINPELFDADLFELLNFQRYNLEPAEEERKEVLRESLKAEKIKQTLVFACYLNDIERIRELVPNAKKSQLDKVLKYSGTPLQFCSKHDNVEAFQLLAEEGANVGKRALAQTPLEIAFQYSSDIVNYIHSHFPDVYEKEVKKKGFGIALRCQDEALLEDILKMGCDLNQEGKPFPPLHSFADANNVVGIKFLLEHGAAIEGRNQYKQTVLHRAIQTQNAAAVEILLHYGADIHAEDHTGKTARKLAQTCENDDILSILQI; encoded by the coding sequence ATGAATAACCTTGAAGATTTAGTAGAAGCTATTATCAATGAGCCAATGTTACAGGAAAAAACGTATACGTACTTCATTTCAGGGACTGAGAACTCGTTTACGAGCGGATATTTTACAATCGTTGAAAATGAAGCTTCATATGATGGAGACATTGCGGTTGCTCTCTTTAACAAGTATGTCGATACGATTCAGACTTTAATGCGGGGACAAGGCATCCTTTGTATCAAAGCAGATGCGGGTGCATTGGTTGACCATGGCGTGGTGAAAGATATAAATCCTGAGTTATTTGATGCGGATCTCTTTGAGCTGCTCAATTTCCAAAGATATAATTTGGAGCCCGCGGAGGAGGAAAGAAAGGAGGTCTTGCGGGAATCATTAAAAGCTGAAAAAATTAAACAAACATTAGTTTTTGCTTGCTATCTGAATGACATCGAGCGGATTAGGGAACTCGTCCCCAATGCGAAAAAGTCCCAGTTGGACAAGGTTTTGAAATATAGCGGTACGCCGCTGCAATTTTGTAGTAAGCACGATAATGTAGAGGCATTTCAACTGCTTGCTGAAGAGGGGGCAAATGTCGGGAAGCGCGCTTTGGCCCAAACGCCTCTCGAAATCGCATTTCAATATTCCAGTGATATCGTGAATTATATCCATTCTCATTTTCCGGATGTTTACGAGAAAGAGGTAAAAAAGAAAGGTTTTGGGATTGCCCTTCGTTGTCAGGATGAAGCGCTGCTGGAAGACATTCTAAAAATGGGCTGCGACTTGAATCAGGAAGGAAAACCGTTCCCTCCGCTGCATAGCTTTGCGGACGCCAATAATGTGGTCGGCATCAAATTTCTTCTAGAACACGGGGCTGCGATTGAAGGTAGAAATCAGTATAAACAAACGGTTCTGCACAGGGCGATCCAAACCCAAAATGCTGCCGCTGTGGAAATACTATTACATTATGGTGCAGACATTCATGCTGAAGATCACACCGGGAAGACAGCAAGGAAGTTGGCGCAAACCTGTGAAAATGATGATATTCTTTCTATTTTGCAGATCTAA
- a CDS encoding diguanylate cyclase domain-containing protein, whose product MGVLFIFRAYNRNIESGDVLFRMGGDEFIIVFFGKNKEKVEATWMDIAREFHRFNLSGEKTYELSASHGIAYYEPGMLTTVEEILEVADRTMYEEKISMRG is encoded by the coding sequence ATGGGCGTTCTTTTTATATTTCGGGCTTACAATCGTAATATTGAATCCGGCGATGTGCTATTCCGAATGGGCGGTGACGAATTTATCATCGTTTTCTTTGGGAAAAATAAAGAGAAAGTGGAAGCGACATGGATGGATATTGCACGAGAGTTTCATCGTTTTAATCTGTCGGGGGAAAAGACCTATGAACTTTCAGCAAGCCATGGAATCGCCTATTATGAGCCCGGCATGCTGACCACTGTAGAGGAAATCCTGGAAGTGGCAGATCGAACAATGTACGAAGAGAAAATTTCAATGCGGGGATAA
- the tnpC gene encoding IS66 family transposase produces the protein MANESSTEKVIQLLEEQLAVSNQQNQKLSRQIESLTQQVQNLTKLLYGSKTEKSKYNAPDGQGSLFEDDSSFPDSEHTEEQSQQTISYTVVRKAQRKKRNDILREDIETEVIHHHPEHTECACCHRQMTEIGGTIVREEALFIPATMKKVQHMEHAYECIHCKNDVSLPAQIVRGKAPQPAIQRSIAGPSVLAKAIYDKFIQYLPLYRQVKEWERYGLMTNDKNLSNWVISVADKWLSPIYERMKDLLTCKNVLHVDETYAQVILRSDGKSGQSKAYNWVCRTVPSQGPVMVLFQSSLSRSREVLKNFIQGYKGTIICDGYSAYGNLEGITFSHCWAHVRRYWLKADSKNGRMGVEYCDRLYHLERKFRNLPPGKRRKARNKHSKPIVEEFLQWVEQSPFYGKSALATAAEYTLNRAEGLRAFLKDGRLEIDNNPAENAIRPNVIGRKNWLFSVSEAGAQANAICLSLAETAKIHGIDFYTYLQKLFTELPNLNFQQDPDLLDNYLPWSKTIRLSCGRK, from the coding sequence ATGGCAAACGAATCTTCAACCGAAAAGGTCATTCAATTATTGGAGGAGCAATTGGCCGTTTCGAATCAGCAGAACCAAAAGCTCAGCCGCCAGATTGAATCGCTCACCCAACAAGTGCAGAATCTGACCAAGCTTTTGTACGGATCCAAGACGGAGAAATCCAAATACAATGCGCCCGACGGGCAAGGATCCCTGTTTGAGGATGATTCGTCTTTTCCTGACTCTGAGCACACAGAGGAACAAAGCCAACAGACGATTTCCTACACTGTTGTCCGGAAAGCCCAACGGAAAAAGCGGAATGATATTCTGCGGGAAGACATCGAAACGGAAGTCATCCATCATCATCCGGAACACACCGAATGCGCCTGCTGCCATCGTCAAATGACGGAGATCGGTGGGACCATTGTGCGGGAAGAAGCCCTATTCATCCCGGCGACAATGAAAAAAGTACAGCATATGGAACACGCCTATGAATGTATCCACTGTAAAAACGATGTATCCCTACCTGCACAAATCGTCCGCGGCAAGGCGCCTCAGCCGGCCATTCAACGGAGCATCGCAGGTCCCAGCGTATTGGCCAAAGCCATCTACGATAAATTCATCCAATACCTGCCCCTTTACCGGCAGGTAAAGGAATGGGAACGCTACGGACTGATGACCAACGACAAGAACCTGTCCAATTGGGTGATCTCCGTAGCGGATAAATGGTTGTCGCCTATATACGAGCGGATGAAAGATCTGTTGACGTGCAAAAACGTTCTTCATGTCGATGAAACATACGCTCAAGTCATTCTCAGGTCGGATGGGAAATCTGGTCAGTCGAAAGCCTATAATTGGGTGTGTCGGACTGTACCGAGTCAAGGACCTGTCATGGTCCTTTTTCAGAGTTCCCTATCTCGTTCTCGTGAAGTGCTCAAAAACTTCATTCAGGGATACAAAGGGACCATCATTTGTGATGGTTATTCTGCTTATGGCAATCTGGAAGGTATTACATTCTCCCACTGTTGGGCACACGTGCGCCGGTATTGGCTCAAGGCCGACAGCAAGAATGGCCGAATGGGCGTGGAGTATTGCGACCGCCTTTATCATCTGGAGCGGAAGTTCAGGAATTTGCCTCCGGGCAAACGACGAAAGGCGCGGAACAAGCACTCCAAACCAATTGTCGAGGAATTCCTTCAGTGGGTAGAGCAATCTCCTTTCTATGGGAAAAGTGCGCTTGCGACAGCAGCGGAGTATACACTGAACCGGGCGGAAGGGCTACGGGCATTCCTGAAGGACGGCCGGCTCGAGATCGACAACAATCCCGCTGAGAATGCCATCCGACCGAACGTCATCGGACGTAAAAATTGGTTATTCTCCGTGAGTGAAGCGGGTGCGCAAGCGAATGCCATCTGCCTATCTCTTGCCGAAACAGCGAAGATCCATGGAATTGATTTTTACACCTATCTGCAAAAGCTGTTTACTGAGCTACCGAATTTGAACTTTCAGCAGGACCCCGACCTGTTGGACAATTATTTGCCTTGGTCAAAGACCATCCGTCTTTCATGCGGAAGAAAATAG
- the tnpB gene encoding IS66 family insertion sequence element accessory protein TnpB (TnpB, as the term is used for proteins encoded by IS66 family insertion elements, is considered an accessory protein, since TnpC, encoded by a neighboring gene, is a DDE family transposase.), giving the protein MRQDYTQVQNIYIICGKTDMRKGIDGLATLIQDSFELDPYSDSIFLFAGWKKDRYKCLYFDGDGFAMLYKRLDSGKLQWPRNEQEVKNLTQQELRWLLEGLSIQQPKAIQPSLKGAF; this is encoded by the coding sequence ATGAGGCAGGACTACACCCAAGTCCAAAATATCTATATCATTTGCGGGAAGACCGATATGCGAAAAGGGATTGATGGATTGGCTACACTGATCCAAGATTCCTTCGAGCTGGATCCCTATAGCGATTCCATCTTCCTGTTCGCCGGTTGGAAGAAGGACCGATACAAATGTCTGTATTTCGACGGCGACGGCTTCGCGATGCTGTATAAGCGGCTGGACAGCGGAAAGCTTCAATGGCCAAGAAATGAACAGGAAGTAAAGAATCTGACCCAGCAGGAGCTTCGCTGGCTGCTCGAAGGTTTGTCCATTCAACAGCCGAAAGCGATTCAGCCATCGCTGAAAGGCGCGTTCTAA
- a CDS encoding DUF3800 domain-containing protein, translating into MGEMERLVAEIEEELMEEEDNPEEEIDEAKEEERRKKAVALWQAVQSGEVKNVSQKVASILNRFDETRNSDVALMLRYWEIFEGHSGSSVTHKKLFEYERLTTIARARAKIQNEFKLFLPTDNKIRQKRRDLAKIESEFQIATKPELPSISIYADETGKTDDYLIVGGFWILDPGREGKLKVHLMDWLHEAKEKYSTLPKEFHFTKLKNDGSDIEVYKAFFDKIIGSGDMISFKAIGVNKRKLGRDLQKGLLEELFYQLLRMGINHEVETGRISFPKQISYIKDKEGNESRFHIEQISQKISDSLKANYEDNLKLNSYVPMESELERFLQVADLFSASINRIYNYQPKNPNRNAKDILAEYILQLLDLQVHQFDAEDFKEINEIQSESDMAVLYLFD; encoded by the coding sequence ATGGGTGAAATGGAAAGATTGGTCGCAGAAATTGAAGAGGAACTTATGGAGGAAGAGGATAATCCTGAGGAAGAAATAGATGAGGCTAAGGAAGAGGAAAGAAGAAAAAAAGCCGTAGCACTTTGGCAAGCAGTGCAAAGTGGGGAAGTGAAAAATGTAAGCCAAAAGGTGGCATCAATATTAAATCGCTTCGACGAAACAAGAAATTCAGATGTTGCTTTAATGTTAAGATATTGGGAAATATTCGAGGGACATTCTGGTTCAAGTGTAACGCATAAAAAGTTATTTGAATACGAACGTTTAACTACAATTGCAAGGGCCAGAGCGAAAATCCAAAATGAATTCAAACTTTTTTTGCCAACGGATAATAAAATAAGACAGAAACGTAGAGATTTGGCAAAAATAGAGAGTGAGTTTCAAATTGCTACAAAACCAGAATTACCTTCCATAAGTATCTATGCGGATGAAACAGGGAAGACAGATGACTACTTAATTGTAGGAGGGTTTTGGATTTTAGACCCAGGGCGAGAAGGAAAATTGAAAGTACACTTAATGGATTGGTTGCATGAAGCTAAAGAAAAGTATTCCACTTTACCCAAAGAGTTCCATTTTACGAAGTTGAAGAATGATGGTTCGGATATCGAAGTTTATAAAGCCTTTTTCGATAAAATTATTGGAAGCGGGGATATGATTAGTTTTAAAGCGATAGGGGTCAACAAAAGAAAGTTAGGTAGGGACCTTCAGAAAGGGTTGTTGGAGGAATTATTCTATCAGTTGCTTCGAATGGGAATAAATCACGAAGTAGAAACAGGGAGAATTTCGTTTCCTAAACAAATTAGCTATATAAAAGATAAGGAAGGTAATGAAAGCCGATTCCACATTGAGCAGATATCCCAAAAAATATCTGATAGTTTAAAAGCCAATTATGAAGATAATTTAAAATTGAACTCATACGTTCCAATGGAATCGGAACTGGAGAGGTTTTTGCAAGTTGCAGATTTATTTTCAGCAAGCATAAATCGTATATACAACTACCAACCTAAAAATCCCAATAGGAATGCAAAAGATATATTAGCTGAATATATATTGCAATTACTTGATCTGCAAGTCCATCAATTTGATGCGGAGGACTTTAAAGAAATAAATGAAATTCAGTCTGAAAGTGACATGGCTGTACTGTATTTATTTGACTAA
- a CDS encoding M48 family metallopeptidase, translating into MEMHQVQYGSKWIEFELERKNVKNVNLNIKPDMTITVSANDAVPLNFIYDFVKGKGPWITKQVKQFEEVQPYQQSDREYVSGESFKYLGKQYRLKVQEAEEEVVKYFRGFIYLIVKDRHNVGRKAKLMDEWYREKANRTFQQLLDKLYPLVEKYGVEKPIIDMRVMKARWGSALVESNTILLNSELIKAPKHCIEYVILHEMIHFKYNNHSDSFYNMLYALMPDWERRKAILDEEIVKEL; encoded by the coding sequence ATGGAAATGCACCAAGTCCAATATGGATCAAAGTGGATAGAATTCGAACTGGAAAGAAAAAACGTCAAGAACGTCAATCTAAATATCAAACCAGATATGACTATAACTGTTTCTGCAAATGATGCTGTTCCCCTTAACTTTATCTATGATTTTGTCAAAGGAAAGGGACCTTGGATTACGAAACAAGTGAAGCAGTTTGAAGAGGTTCAACCCTATCAGCAAAGTGATCGTGAGTATGTAAGTGGTGAGTCATTTAAGTATCTTGGCAAGCAGTACCGTTTAAAGGTACAGGAAGCGGAAGAGGAAGTAGTAAAATATTTTAGGGGTTTTATTTACTTAATTGTGAAAGACCGACATAACGTCGGCAGGAAAGCAAAACTAATGGACGAGTGGTATCGTGAAAAGGCAAATCGTACATTTCAGCAACTTTTGGATAAGTTGTACCCGCTTGTTGAAAAGTACGGTGTTGAAAAGCCTATCATTGACATGCGAGTCATGAAGGCACGTTGGGGTTCCGCTTTGGTCGAATCAAACACCATTTTACTTAATTCGGAGCTAATTAAAGCCCCAAAACACTGTATTGAATACGTCATCCTGCACGAAATGATACACTTTAAATACAACAACCACAGCGACAGCTTCTACAACATGCTCTATGCCCTTATGCCCGACTGGGAAAGAAGGAAGGCAATTTTGGACGAAGAGATTGTGAAGGAGCTATAA